TTCAAGTACATGGTTAAAAGTTTACCTGagaaaaattgagcaaaagtttactttCTGTTTGGAGCGCgtattatcataatatatttaaCAGACATTCATTTAAATGAGTAATATTAAAATCAACAGAGTATAAGATATTCAGTGATTTGCCATCAGTTAAAAATGATTTGACATACCTGTCCGAGACACTGGCCGACGAGACGTCGACTCCCTTTGAAACTATCTTGATTTCTGGAAGAGCTACGGCGGATCGTTCCACCACGTAATATGCAATGTCGCTTTCACCGAGGAAGTTGGTCACAGTCAGTGAAAAGTTGTACGGCGTGTCAGCGTCGATGAGTTCACCATCAAGTTCCAAATCTGGACCTGAACGTACACAGGTTAATCAATTCAatgttaaaaaggaaatacggaaagaagaagaagaagaagaagaagaagaagtcgTACATTGTCTCGAAAGAGACCAGGAATAACCAGAAGTTACTTTATGTCAGTCATTTACGGTCTATATAATTTTCTGCAAATAAAaaggtattttttaattttggagaTGATCAATTTATATACATTTTATCCGTACATGTCTTAAATCGCAgcatgttcaaaatcatacacaGCAGTCTACAGGATATAGACAAACTACCATTATTCGGTCGATTAAAATTGTACCGcgaatttcttattttttatatCACACTTCAGACACTTCGTCGAACAAGCTTAAATTCACTGTAAGTGAGTCCTGCTTAGACGTCAATATGACCTTTTAGTATTTCTagttcacaaacttgaaactttcattatggggatttgaaaaatgaaagaaactttTAAGAGAATGAAAGAGTCGAAATTTTTTCCTCACCGGAATTAATccatgtaaaaattttggaaaatataacacaatgaaaaatttgtgaatttggTCACCATGAAAATCGATTATTTAGAGCACCAGTCATTAAATCAGAAAGTTTGAGATATTTTCCTTCCAAAGGAATCTAAATTTTAACTAATTTAATATTGAGTTCTTACTATTTAACCCAGACATTGCTGCGGTTGCGTTTGTTGTGTTGCCATCACTTTCGACGTCCCAGGTGTAAGTCATCGCTCTACCGCCACTACCGGTTGACCTGCGTCCACTGATTTTAACATCACCGCAGCTTGGAATCTTGGGAGAGCCGTCCAGGAGGGCGACAGGCTGGAGGGCTTGCGCTGGACCGGCGACAGTCACGTTGCCACTGGCCTCGCGTGAATAATCTTGTTGGAACGCCTTCACTACCCCGTTTCTCAGAGTCAAAGCGTCGTCTGTTGAAGATTAATGAAATTCGTGACATAGAACACAAACGTATTTCGAACTATTATTCACAAGAGCTCAATCAAATAAAACATCAGTTTTGAAGCACCGCATCACACTTCAATAACCAATAAGCAATGCGACAAAAACCCATCCCTTAATCATAATAAATTTGGAGTGAAACATGCAACACATTCGTGTACATACTTACCAGGTTCAACAAGCGTATTTGCTTTTCCAGTTATGATAACCAGGCTCTTTGGGTCGCGGAAGAAACAGTCCGATCCCACACCGAGCAGATCACTGCTGGCAACATCGAATaaatcactgcatgaacttAAGCCGCCATCTTCGACGCCGTTATCAAATGTGACCAAGAGGGAGGCTCctgaaaagttattttcaaattgttatttCAAGACTGTACATGCCTATTTGTCTAGTGATATGCAAGCAAGGAATGAACCCTCAAAATGTAGGTCACCTAAAGTTCTATGTTACCCCAAAGTCTACCGAGTCCATATCATTTTTTTCGATTTTGGAAATAattaattactcataaaaacatttAACAGCCTCCTGTAACGCGATGTTATAGTAATTTATAGTAAGACTCGAGTATTGATTGAGATTTCAGCCATTTAACAAGCATCCCTTCCTGTGAAGAATCAATAAAAACGGATCGAGTAGATAAGGCTAAGGAAGGACATAACAGTTGTATCCGAAATAAGCGAGTCGTAAACACATACATTGTTCTTGTTAAATTATCACGCACGAATAGAGCTTGTGTGCTGTATGATAGTGATATCATTAGATATGCGGGGAAGATAACATACTTCCATATTCAGTACGCTAGATTTTGCAACATAGAGAGGAAATATAGATACTCTATTCAATATGCcacttttcattttcttgaaagaaaGACTAACGACTTTCGACAGGCAACTTTCTTTAAGTGATCGATCGTCGATTTATACGATACATTTGATGAATTGGAAGAAGCCGCCATTGTTCGCCTGGAATGTTACGGTGGTATATTGAAACGGCACTGACGCGATTTCTGGGACAGTAGCCTGgggcaaagtcaattttttttgtaacccGTTAGACAATGAACGCTCACGGCTACGTTTCTGGAATACCTGCGATGTACAATCCTAACAGAGCTGAAGATCCAAACTCTATGAGCTGTTTGCATAACAGCCGTTGAcagagatttgaaaaaaaaactaattgcacAAGGTACAGAAACACAAAACTATTTCAACCCTTTCACAGGCAGAAAATGGTTTAATTCCCTTGTTTCAAATTACTGGGTGAGGCCAATACACAAGGAATAAGTGGGAAAGAAGAACCCCAAATGCAAAGATTAACTTTGCTCTTTACATAATGAAGCCACAATCTCATTTGATTCTGCTGGACCACGGAGTAGTTTCACTTAACTTCAAGACATGTTTAAAAGTCCTTGGAAACCCTTCAACACCCATCGGCGAAATGTGGCTTCTGTGAAAACTTAGGAAATACTTTAAGGACTACTTAATATTTTGTACTGCATAATACATTCTTTCTCAGTTTGCATAGGGTATCAAAATTGAGCATTAAATAGTGTAGGTGTTTGTTTTGGCGGGTTTGCTTTTGTCTTTTTTCCTGGTGAAAGGGAGGGATTGCGCAACGTCGAAGAGACAGGACTGTTAATCTCTCTGTAATTGGCAATGTGCCATCATTGACAGTGACGCTGTGACCTACCGTTGTCAGAAAACTGCGCAGACTCCATAGACGGGGCAACTGCGTAGACGGTGATTTCGATGGGGTTGGCGCCTGTGTCTCCGAGCCCTGTATAACCATTCACCGACGGCATGGCAGACAGCCTGCACGAGGTGGATGGCATCGCCACGTCAAATTCCATCTCTTCGTCCGAGATAAATTGACCAGTGTATGTCTCTTGGCCGCCGCTCAATATACCTAAAAGCAAGTCGTAACTGACACTGAGTTCTTGACGGAGGTTAACAGATTTCATTCTTTATatcgtgaaataaatttttaaatttaaactgGGCATAGTCCCAGAAAAGGCTAGGGCAAGTATAAGAGTAAATACTAAAAATTCTTAAGGAGTCCTTTCATAATTTCTCCAAGTTTGTTAATTCTGTTTTAGAATACCACGAAATAGATCATTTCAAATTaaataattcatttcaaacttGAAGAACTTGAAAAATTAATACTTCTTCCACATGAGGAATTGCCTGATCTCGCACAAATGTCCATTTTGATAGGGAGTACTACTGATattttttgttgtgattttcacTTTCAAACTTTAATAAGGCCACCTACTGCCCGTAAGTATAAGCGACGGCACGGCATACGACGAGTTTCGGATTTCACTGAATGCTCCCGCAGTGGCGGTGACAGTCACCGTTATGCTGGATACACTGGTGTCCAGGTCAATCTCCAGCGGAGTCAAATCAGTCACGTTTACATCTGAAAAGAATATACGTCAGAGATTTCCAAATATGAGTCGACATATTCTATTTATGGAAGAGCAGAATCAACAATTGCGAAGGTTGCTGCATATTTACACTCAGTGTGCAATATTAAGACTGTCACTTAATTGCAGAATAGCTATTTTGAATATAACGGTCCACTCTCAAGCTTTTGTGCTTCACTGTTTGCACGGAAGAGCCTAACTTAAGCCGTCAAAGGCAAACATGCATTGAAAGTCTTTGTGGGACAATTTGCGCAACAGGTGTTTGAACCGATAAACAAGAAAACGGGTAGGCATCGTCATGGTGAGATGAGGCGATCACTTTCGCCGTGCGTGGTAGACAAATACAGTCTTCCAAACAACGGCGTTTCTACATTACCGTATTGTACTCTCTCTACTATGCAGTGTTTCATATGGCAGACAcatggggggggggagagagagagagagagagagagagagagagagagagagagagagagagagagagagagagagagagagagagagagagagagagagagagagagagtacacTTGTCTTGGGCGAGACAACTAAAACTCTGACTGAACTAGAAAGGGTGACAAAGTTACGGCTAATAATAATGACCTACGGACCGGCTAAATTGACAGTAAATTAAGTCGAACAGTGtgagagggaaatgacagacGCACCGGGAAAGGCCAATTCAAAGGTATTACTcgtaaaaattaaaagaagaaaTGGCATTGAGAAGCGAGCGAGCCAACATGATCTTAGACCGCATAGTTCTTCGAATTATAGAGGGCTTAAAAGACAATAATCGGTTTACAAGTATACAAAGATTCCATTTTCTGGCTAAGGAAAAAAACAGTAAAAGGCAGGTCACTCGAAGTATCTTTTATCCTACATCTAGTGTATAAAGAAACGTACGCTAAACGATATTTACACACCTTGGTAAGTTAAAAGGCTAGCTCCAATGTTTGTAGGCTGATCACTATCACGGCGAATAGTAACGGTGTAATTACCTATTCGGGAGAAAAATCAGATAAAATCAACTGGTGCTTAAAAGATTTGTATTGGTGCTTTGTACAGCTGGCAGTAGGAATGAAGGGATAAATAAATGATATCTCATGTGTAGTTTTGAGTTTAACCCTTTCTGACTGTACCGATCGCTATGACATAGTGCCAGACATTCATAATGCAGgaacattgtatacatttgacaaaatgtacacaatataGTGTTCATCttcttcttgttcttcttcttctccatcAAGCTCGTTGACGAGCAAAGAAGTGAGAATGCATGCCAATATAATCCttattgttttattgtgataTTATCGCTAAAGTGCGAGTGTATTTAAATCGCAGTGCTGGTGATAtctgaaacatattttttcgGTAATTTTTGTTGCCGATTTCAGCTACAGGTTCTCGGTGAACTCCTAATAAGAACAGAACCACTAAAAACTCATCAAATCAAAACAACCTCGACGGTCGAATTTCTCAGTATTCGGGCATAAAAACGATCGTTTCGTGAGCAATAAAAACATTGCCATctgatgaagaaattttaaGAGGCGAATTACTGGCATTCTAACAAGCTGTATTTCACAAAAGCGATAAAAAAGCCACAAATTTCGAAAGTTAAGCTTACAGATGCTGATAACCTTGTATGACATGAGATCAAGGTAATAAAAAAATTCTATTAAAACCACTTTTTtcgttttgtgaaatatgactcACCTAAAGCCAGTGCGGGTGACATGCAAGTGATTGAAGTTGTGTTTGTATAGGCTAGCATGTCCGTTTCAGTTTTCGTGCCGTCACTGCTTTCAAATACACAGACTAGTGTTGACCCCACGGTGAATCCAGCGCCAGTAATAATCAACTGTATTAGGATACGAAAGacataaaaatatatgtatCACAGCTGTTGGAAATAAAAGAGCGACCCTGTACAGTCTACAGCATGATCGAAGAGGCAAACCATCCCTATTATCCGGTTTGGTAGCCCACGTTCAATTCTTAATGATAGTGTCCAAATTCCAGTAACTTCCATCTGGGAGAAGATTATCGAGAGCAAAGAACTTggaatattttttataaaaataccTTCATACCGTCAGCAATATGTATTTTAAACCCTACAGCATAAGTTGAACTCACTTTTAGGTTCTTAACCACTATTTTTATTCAAACCACTTTCATATGCTGTTGATCAACAGTGTCTTTGTAATGTGTCTATTGTCTGCCTTTTTaactattttgtattttattgtatgtaCTTTACTGCGAGTGATAAAAACTCGATTTTCCATTTTATGGACAATAAACTTTTTCTAACTCTATTTCTAATTTTCATCCCGGAGAACGCAAACTACTGTGATAGTCAGTTCCTTAAACTCTGCCACTGAACAAGACAAATTATGCATGAGAATAGCTTACCTCTATTTCTGTATCGGCGGGTATAAAATCTGGCACTACCCAACCAACACCAACGCAGTCTGTCCCGTTGCCTCCGCATACACCACAGGTATCGAAAGTTTTACCACTGCGATGGACGATAAGCAGTTTAAAAAATCCAGAGTGAAAGaacaatattcagtttttgCCTTACAGTTTGAAGATATCTTTCACGACGAccgataaaaataataaatgccTAGCCAActtgtttaaaatttcatcgtgagatgtctacagaatatacAACACGTGTGATGTACGCTATTAGCACATCGACATATGTATACCGTTTACTCATTCTTGGTACGTAACTAGCGGGTTataaaaagtttaaaatttgGCAACGCACCTGTTGGCTACACCGTCACATCCTAAGCACGACGTGGCACTGACAACACCGTTGCAGCCACAGTCATTTTTGCCTGCATCGTCCGTGAGGTTAGTGCTGCCTCCAACACAGATGCCACAATCGTTCTCATATGCCCTGTCAAAACCTGATGAGTTTACAAAGACGGAGTTAGGATTATGGGAGCGAATGAACAAAAGTCATGTTAACTTTGACGTAAAATATGTTTCGTATTCCTCGCACAAACATGAACCTGAACATGGCAGTGGCGTGCTACAgtgataataattcacaaaTGACCGACATTGAGAGATTTCGATGATGACCTGACCTCCGAGCAGTTTGTGTGTTATCCTGTTGGTCTGTCCACGACAGGGTTATTTGACGTCAAACTTCTTTGGTATTATAATTACACAATCCTATTACCGAACAAATTAAAGTTGTCGGTTTTCTAATATAATAATATTGCCTGAATATATTGGTTTATATATCCGAGAGCTGGTTACAATTTGCCCTACGTCAGGAGTTTATTGGCCGGGCGATAGAATTGGAACGTTGGATGATAGCCTTGTCATTCGCTGTTCAACTTTGTCGGAAAATGGACAAATGGAGCGGGTAGCCGTGACCAACGGAGATATCAGACTATCTAGTTTAAACGAGACGTAAATTAGGTCATAGTGTGTTGAGGATCGTAATTAGATGGAAAATTTTCTTGGACTTCAAAGTCTACGTCTGTTTACTGAActctttcaatttgaatataCCCCTGCTATCAGTCAACGCCAactttttgtcatgtttggtaCGTGTTCGTGGCGTTCAACCTAGTATACATGTAAAGCTTACATATTCTGTACTGTATCATCGTGGTTGGCGTTTAGAAAATACATTGAGTAATCGATCCATGTGTCGACAGACAATGGAGGCTGACTTTACAGCAGAAACTACTTGCTTCTTGATATTCATTAGATGCGATAAACTTTTATTCCAGGCCTGCGCGCTTCTCAAAGGGCAGTCTCATGATTTcaattaatttaatctttaagaTCGTTATTTGAATTAATACATGTAGATGTTTTGATGTCCAGCCAGGTGTGACCCCGATGTTATATATACCACAGAGTATGATTATGGACAGTTTAACTGGCTATGACAAGAGGCCCTGATAATGTTGTGGTATTTCTGGCCAAGAAAGGAAGTGTTGTAAGAGTCGGTCACACTTGTTGTAAATGCGGTCACACTTCTGGGATTCACGATCTCACCTGGTAACACGCATGTGCCGGAACAGTCCATGTATTTGCTGGCGGTGCTGTTACTTCCATCGGAAGGTTCACAATAACCGCAGTCGTCTCGTATCCATCCGCCATCACAGATATCACGGCAGTCTAGACGACCACTGTTGGTATCGTTCTCAAGTCCAGAATTTCCGCCTAATAAACAGAAAAACAGCATAAAAGTTTTACATAAAATCTATATTACCAGGCGTAATTATGCTCAAACCTAGACGAGGATAATAGGtatatgtaaaaaatgtaaacaattgtCGCAGATCTTGAAACAAGGGTAGTGTGCTGTTGCTGATTTAATAACGCATCGAACAATTATCTAAAATTTATAGACTTACCAACGCATTCACCACAGTCATCTACGAATGCCGTCCCATTACAAGTTCCGTAGCAATCCCAAGTGATACGGTAGTCACTGGCCGCCTTGCAAAGCCCGCACCTATCCATACCAAAGTCACTGTTTCTTCCCGTTGTCCCGCCGACACATTCATCGCAGTTGTTGATGTAAGCCCCACCGTTGCATATTCCAGCGCAGTCCTCTGTGGCGTTGCCATTACATACTCCGGCACAGTCCGTACTTGCAGCGCCATTACATACACCAGCACAGTCAGTGATTCCCAGACACACCTCTATCAGGAGTAAAACATTATTCTTCGTTAGTAAAATTATTAAGATGGAGTTTAAAGATACCCAAACTACGAAAACTGCTATGCCTTCAAGAATGACCGAGGGTGTTCTGTTCTTCATGTAGCCTTCTGTCTATGACAGGATACTATTTATAGTTGACATAAGTCCGGGAAAAGATAACTTTTGACAGATGTAACGTGATGGAATGTCGTGAGGCAACAGCATGATTCATGTCTATATGTATGACAATCACACATAACATTGGATATCAGGAAATATAGAAAAGACACTCGTAAAAATGATTTACACAAAGCATAAATAAATAGCATACTAAACTATATTTCACAGATACGTGTACCAAGATTAGTACAAAGTTTAGTACAAAGTTTATATAAAACGCTTATTGTAGGACACTTTTTATCACTTACCAACAACAGACGATGAAAGTACTTCCGAACCAAGATTTGAAGAGCTGAGTAGTCCAGAGTCCGACAGTTGACCATCAATCTGTCCATCAGAGCTTAAGAACAATGATTCAAGGGAACCGAAATCACTTTGAAAGCTGTCCTGAGATCCCTCGGAGATGACTGACtcaaatggattgctgctgtcTAATGTTTCGGAAGACAAACCGTCATCGCTGAGTGATAGCAAGGACTCGACACTTAATTGGTTTATGGAGAGTACGTCAGAAGGAACAGAGTCCGAATACGAGTCACTTATTTGATTTCCAGAGTTTAGGTCTGATCCCGTTGACCGTGAATCTCCTGTAAAGTCACTTGATTTACCCTCAGAGACAtgggagagagacagagattCTGCAACAAAATCACTTATTTGACTTGCAGATAATAAATCTGAAAGATTTGTGTCTGATGACAAAGAACCACCAGCAATATCGGAAGCCAGCGAGTTTCCAGCGGCGTCACTTCCCTGACTTGCAGAATCTAAGTCTGATGGCACTGAATCTGCATGACTGTCACTTCCCTGATTTGCATGTAAGTCTGATAATGTTGAGTCTGCATGACTGTCACTTCCTTGGCTTGCTGAATGCGATTCTGATAATGACAAATCTGCAAGGCTATCACTTCCTTGACTTGCATGCAAGTCTGATAATGCTGAATCTGCATGGCTGTCACTTCCTTGACTTGCATGTAAGTCTGATAATGCTGAATCTGCATGGCTGTCACTTCCTTGACTTGCATGCAAGTCTGATAATGCTGAATCTGCATGGCTGTCACTTCCCTGACTTGCAGAATCTAAGTCTGATGGCACTGAATCTGCATGACTGTCACTTCCCTGATTTGCATGTAAGTCTGATAATGTTGAGTCTGCATGACTGTCACTTCCTTGGCTTGCTGAATGCGATTCTGATAATGTCAAATCTGCAAGGCTATCACTTCCTTGACTTGCATGCAAGTCTGATAATGCTGAATCTGCATGGCTGTCACTTCCTTGACTTGCATGTAAGTCTGATAATGCTGAATCTGCATGGCTGTCACTTCCTTGACTTGCATGCAAGTCTGATAATGCTGAATCTGCATGGCTGTCACTTCCTTGACTTGCATGCAAGTCTGATAATGCTGAATCTGCATGGCTGTCACTTCCATGACTTGCAGAATCTAAGTCTGGTGGCACTGAATCTGCATGACTGTCACTTCCCTGATTTGCATGTAAGTCTGATAATGTTGAGTCTGCATGACTGTCACTTCCTTGGCTTGCTGAATGCGATTCTGATAATGTCAAATCTGCAAGGCTATCACTTCCTTGACTTGCATGCAAGTCTGATAATGCTGAATCTGCATAGCTATCACTTCCTTGACTTGCATGCAAGTCTGATAATGCTGAATCTGCATGGCTGTCACTTCCTTGACTTGCATGTAGTCTGATACTGCTGAATCTGCATGGCTGTCACTTCCTTGACTTGCAGAATCTAAGTCTGATGGCACTGAATCTGCATGACTGTCACTTCCCTGATTTGCATGTAAGTCTGATAATGTTGAGTCTGCATGACTGTCACTTCCTTGGCTTGCTGAATGCGATTCTGATAATGTCAAATCTGCAAGGCTATCACTTCCTTGACTTGCATGCAAGTCTGATAATGCTGAATCTGCATGGCTGTCACTTCCTTGACTTGCATGTAAGTCTGATAATGCTGAATCTGCATGGCTGTCACTTCCTTGACTTGCATGCAAGTCTGATAATGCTGAATCTGCATGGCTGTCACTTCCTTGACTTGCATGTAAGTCTGATAATGCTGAATCTGCATGGCTGCCACTTCCTTGACTGGCATGCAAGTCTGATAATGCTGAATCTGCATGGCTGTCACTTCCTTGACTTGCATGTAAGTCTGATAATGCTGAATCTGCATGGCTGTCACTTCCTTGACTTGCATGTAAGTCTGATAATGTTGAATCTGCATGGCTGTCACTTCCTTGACTTGCATGTAAGTCTGATAATGCTGAATCTGCATGGCTGTCACTTCCTTGACTTGCATGTAAGTCTGATAGTGCTGAATCTGCATGGCTGTCACTTCCTTGACTTGCATGTAAGTCTGATAGTGCTGAATCTGCATGGCTGTCACTTCCTTGACTTGCATGTAAGTCTGATAATGCTGAATCTGCATGGCTGTCACTTCCTTGACTTGCATGTAAGTCTGATAATGCTGAATCTGCATGGCTGTCACTTCCTTGACTTGCATGTAAGTCTGATAATGCTGAATCTGCATGGCTGTCACTTCCTTGACTTGCATGTAAGTCTGATAATGCTGAATCTGCATGGCTGTCACTTCCTTGACTTGCATGCAAGTCTGATACTGCTGAATCTGCATGGCTGTCACTTCCTTGACTTGCATGTAAGTCTGATAATGCTGAATCTGCATGGCTGTCACTTCCTTGACTTGCATGTAAGTCTGATACTGCTGAATCTGCATGGCTGTCACTTCCTTGACTTGCATGCAAGTCTGATAATGCTGAATCTGCATGGCTGTCACTTCCTTGACTGGCATGCAAGTCTGATACTGCTGAATCTGCATGGCTGTCACTTCCTTGACTTGCATGTAAGTCTGATACTGCTGAATCTGCATGGCTGTCACTTCCTTGACTTGCATGCAAGTCTGATACTGCTGAATCTGCATGGCTGTCACTTCCTTGACTTGCATGTAAGTCTGATAATGCTGAATCTGCATGGCTGTCTCTTCCTTGACTTGCATGTAAGTCTGATAATGCTGAATCTGCATGGCTGTCACTTCCTTGACTTGCATGCAAGTCTGATAATGCTGAATCTGCATGGCTGTCACTTCCTTGACTTGCATGCAAGTCTGATACTGCTGAATCTGCATGGCTGTCACTTCCTTGACTTGCATGCAAGTCTGATAATGCTGAATCTGCATGGCTGTCACTTCCTTGACTTGCATGCAAGTCTGATAATGCTGAATCTGCATGGCTGTCACTTCCTTGACTTGCATGTAAGTCTGATAATGCTGAATCTGCATGGCTGTCACTTCCTTGACTTGCATGCAAGTCTGATAATGCTGAATCTGCGTGGCTGGCACTTCCTTGACTGGCATGTAAGTCCGAGTCTACATGGCTATCACTTCCTTGGCTAGCATGCACGTATGCTAGTGCTGAATCTGCATAGCTGTCACTTCCTTGACTTGCACGCAAGTCTGATAATGCTGAGTCCGCGTGGATGGCACTTCCTTGACTTGCAGAATGTAATTCTGATGGTACCCAATCTGCGTGACTATCACTACCCTGACTTGCATGTAAGTGGGATAATGCTGAGTCCGCGTGGCTGGCACTTCCTTGACTTGCAGAATGTAATTCTGATGGTACCCAATCTGCGTGACTATCACTACCCTGACTTGCATGTAAGTGGGATAATGCTGAGTCCGCGTGGCTGGCACTTCCTTGACTTGCAGAATGTAATTCTGATGGTACCCAATCTGCGTGACTATCACTACCCTGACTTGCATGTAAGTGGGATAATGCTGAATCTGCGTGGCTGGCACTTTCTTGACTGGCATGTAAATCTGATAATGCTGAGTCTAAATGGCTTTCACTTCCTTGACTTGCAGAATGTAATTCTGATGGAACCCAATCTGCTTGACTATCACTACCCTGACTTGCATGTAAGTGGGATAATGCTGAATCTGCATGGCTGTCACTTCCTTGACTTGCATGTAAGTCTGATAATGCTGAATCTGCATGGCTGTCACTTCCTTGACTTGCATGTAAGTCTGATAATGCTGAATCTGCATGGCTGTCACTTCCTTGACTTGCATGCAAGTTTGATAATGCTGAATCTGCGTGGCTGTCACTTCCTTGACTGGCGTGTAAGTCTGATAATGCTGAGTCTGCATGGCTATCACTTCCTTGACTTGCATGGAAGTCCGATAATGCTGAGTTTGCATGGCTGTCGCTTCCTTTACTATCATCGAAGTCTGATAATGCTAAGTGTGCATTGCTGTCACTTCCTTGACTTGCAGAATGTAATTCTGATGGTACCCAGTCTGCGTGACTCTCACTTCCCTGACTTGCATGTAAGTGGGATAATATTGAATCTGCATGGCTGTCACTTCCTTGACTTGCATGTAAGTCTGATAATGCTGAGTCTGCATGGCTTCCACTCTCATGACTTGTGAAGTGTGATCCTGGGTCTGAATGGCTCTCACTGACTCCGCTTGCGAAATTTGTGTCAGACAACACAGAGGACTCATGCAAAGCGTGGAAACTATCATTTGATACGTCAGAAGGTAAGTGAAAAGAATCCGATCTAAGATCACTTAAATGATTCTCAGAAGCTATGTCAGAAGGTAAGGAGCCTGCTTTGAGATCACTTACTTGATTGTTGGAAGGAAAGTCAGAAGGCCATGAATCGCCATGAAAGTTGCTTTCTTGGCTCTTCATATTTTCAATAGACAGATCAGAAGGCCACGAGTGTACAGATTTAGCACTTTCA
This is a stretch of genomic DNA from Ptychodera flava strain L36383 chromosome 21, AS_Pfla_20210202, whole genome shotgun sequence. It encodes these proteins:
- the LOC139122168 gene encoding serine-rich adhesin for platelets-like, whose protein sequence is MGMRYRQIIIVLCFTILNVWDVNVAGNSSAGQSVQSSEGESQHGSQQSDVALPSLPSDQSHRREASNSESWQSNSLTNTQHGDSLSLSWPSHGHGDSEENSAWPSEESHSSKARGSESLPSDLPSIGKQNDQYSLSWPSDWSQGSKVHGSESLPSDLSFLLKPSDENSLSWPSDWSQDSKTHGSESLPSDLSFLFKQSDEYSLSWPSDWSQGVKVHGSESLPSDLSFLLKPSDEYSLSWPSDWSQDSKALDSESLPSELSFLLKPSDEYSLSWPSEWSQDSKALDSESLPSELSFLLKPSDEYSLSWPSDWSQDSKALDSESLPSELSFIDKQNSLYSLSWPSDNIPSDLESLPPSFWETSKLSDQNSLSWPSDSGTLLTDLLTGSESAKSVHSWPSDLSIENMKSQESNFHGDSWPSDFPSNNQVSDLKAGSLPSDIASENHLSDLRSDSFHLPSDVSNDSFHALHESSVLSDTNFASGVSESHSDPGSHFTSHESGSHADSALSDLHASQGSDSHADSILSHLHASQGSESHADWVPSELHSASQGSDSNAHLALSDFDDSKGSDSHANSALSDFHASQGSDSHADSALSDLHASQGSDSHADSALSNLHASQGSDSHADSALSDLHASQGSDSHADSALSDLHASQGSDSHADSALSHLHASQGSDSQADWVPSELHSASQGSESHLDSALSDLHASQESASHADSALSHLHASQGSDSHADWVPSELHSASQGSASHADSALSHLHASQGSDSHADWVPSELHSASQGSASHADSALSHLHASQGSDSHADWVPSELHSASQGSAIHADSALSDLRASQGSDSYADSALAYVHASQGSDSHVDSDLHASQGSASHADSALSDLHASQGSDSHADSALSDLHASQGSDSHADSALSDLHASQGSDSHADSALSDLHASQGSDSHADSAVSDLHASQGSDSHADSALSDLHASQGSDSHADSALSDLHASQGRDSHADSALSDLHASQGSDSHADSAVSDLHASQGSDSHADSAVSDLHASQGSDSHADSAVSDLHASQGSDSHADSALSDLHASQGSDSHADSAVSDLHASQGSDSHADSALSDLHASQGSDSHADSAVSDLHASQGSDSHADSALSDLHASQGSDSHADSALSDLHASQGSDSHADSALSDLHASQGSDSHADSALSDLHASQGSDSHADSALSDLHASQGSDSHADSALSDLHASQGSDSHADSALSDLHASQGSDSHADSTLSDLHASQGSDSHADSALSDLHASQGSDSHADSALSDLHASQGSGSHADSALSDLHASQGSDSHADSALSDLHASQGSDSHADSALSDLHASQGSDSHADSALSDLHASQGSDSLADLTLSESHSASQGSDSHADSTLSDLHANQGSDSHADSVPSDLDSASQGSDSHADSAVSDYMQVKEVTAMQIQHYQTCMQVKEVIAMQIQHYQTCMQVKEGSDSHADSVPPDLDSASHGSDSHADSALSDLHASQGSDSHADSALSDLHASQGSDSHADSALSDLHASQGSDSHADSALSDLHASQGSDSLADLTLSESHSASQGSDSHADSTLSDLHANQGSDSHADSVPSDLDSASQGSDSHADSALSDLHASQGSDSHADSALSDLHASQGSDSHADSALSDLHASQGSDSLADLSLSESHSASQGSDSHADSTLSDLHANQGSDSHADSVPSDLDSASQGSDAAGNSLASDIAGGSLSSDTNLSDLLSASQISDFVAESLSLSHVSEGKSSDFTGDSRSTGSDLNSGNQISDSYSDSVPSDVLSINQLSVESLLSLSDDGLSSETLDSSNPFESVISEGSQDSFQSDFGSLESLFLSSDGQIDGQLSDSGLLSSSNLGSEVLSSSVVGK